The sequence ACCAATGCAATAAGATGTCTATTAAAGATCAAGTCTTATAGACATTTCTTAAAAGAAGACTTGCCCCGGATAGCATATGCCAACCCTAGGGTCACATACAAGGTTAACAAGTTTAGACAATTAACGAAGGAAGCCCCATGGAAGCCTTCATTGCAACTCGAGTTTGGTGAGTTCGCATTGCCCTAAGATATATCCCTCTTTTCTAATGACTTTGTCCGCAAGCCGACGGGGCGACGCACGAGATCGAAGTCGATGGAAAACGAAGTGAAGAGATTATGAAAGATCTTATGAAGATTGCGGGCGGACCCAAACCTACACCATCTTCCCATTGAGTATAGAGTGTATTATGTTGTGACTGCTTCATAATCCCTGATACACATATACCCGCTCTATGTCTGTTCATTAGAAACTATTACACGCACCCTCATGTGTGCGTTAAAGATGCGTTTCTTCTCTGGGCCAAACACCCTTGTGAGCTCAATAAAATTACTCCGTAGGCGGGATCCTGGGGAAGTGGGGGATCAATGTCAGAATAATTAACGGGATTTGCACCCACCAAACCTCAGTTGGGGAACCGTAGTCATCAACAGCCACTTTGACCCAGCCCACCTATGCGATTTCATTCAATTATGGCCTACATATAATGAAATAGCACTCATTAATACCATATCCGTGACAGGGAGTAATATCTCACACGAAATTCCTACTAGTTTCTTCGAAGGTATTCGGCCTCGTACCGCGGGTAGTTTAATCGGTTGTGTTTGGTCATCTGCGCCACGTTGTTTGTGCATTAAACTAGTATGTCCATCGAAGCACGAGACAAAAGCACCGATTTCCTCTCCCTCCCTCCCCTCCTCTGAAGTATGGGTTCACCTGCTTC comes from Rhizoctonia solani chromosome 4, complete sequence and encodes:
- a CDS encoding ribosomal l51/s25/CI-B8 domain-containing protein yields the protein MSAPRRKLTTVGKSLAELSKQPIPYLKPAVKSLRLDLAPKNGHWGARHFLKEDLPRIAYANPRVTYKVNKFRQLTKEAPWKPSLQLEFADGATHEIEVDGKRSEEIMKDLMKIAGGPKPTPSSH